A genome region from Thermoanaerobaculia bacterium includes the following:
- a CDS encoding YdhR family protein has translation MATILFVRAKSTLDPQELEHRLLERRPRFLEVPGLIQKIYGRDESTGAVCGIYFFEDQKALAEFRNTELAKTIATAYEVSEIRLETYEMLYPLRPDRGPVPE, from the coding sequence ATGGCCACTATATTATTTGTGCGCGCGAAATCGACACTCGATCCACAGGAGCTGGAACATCGATTGCTGGAACGTCGGCCCCGCTTCCTTGAAGTCCCGGGGCTGATACAAAAAATCTACGGCCGCGACGAATCCACCGGCGCGGTTTGCGGTATCTATTTTTTTGAGGATCAGAAGGCTCTCGCTGAATTTCGAAATACCGAGCTGGCCAAGACGATTGCCACCGCATACGAGGTATCGGAAATTCGTTTGGAGACTTATGAAATGCTTTACCCATTGCGTCCCGATCGCGGACCGGTTCCGGAGTAG